In one Pseudomonas fitomaticsae genomic region, the following are encoded:
- a CDS encoding dermonecrotic toxin domain-containing protein: MLFPEALDAPGLWTGLGKIHGLAEKDFRWLADVRLASDALRRQQKPPMLAERILLNADSQIPVPLPGAFVLSDTPYDKGQILYTPYDGIRKYHSRANLKAQLEERLRTADDQDRLLAFLPLSQQRRLQNAKRVSVTFSIIEGDVFEERDAALRQSRLLNAQAMLDELRKLPSLTRLLDGALDELLKPHFATLQQSDTRASIYLAHSLENNQTPTADAPRVESMSLSEAVLVHYRHQRWPSARLPEFSHPGRIANTHDQEQWRNAVTQASGMLPALLFRQLEHYWNAASVVGSTRRTFLARMLEDQARVDWMLKREAGILDANQFNTLHQLIRPAADGPPAPVTETVRLWENPANYVELAGSLMISGSDAFLYTPSQGLQQLEDYQDLETTLQSKFIAQGHEDELYGLLSLDERNRFLGFDQPQVSGVRVAGEVFRFLGESIIAKQRQNIEYALQVFRLSDGTVNLHALFDQSLDIRSMIHERLQQLDTQGRWSTQPVWSGSQQPSIVLADKARAAIKTFHAVESPLLERFDKQPMATRDTQRTWLENMKEDLAHAWFVGVNGEARLRASSGSLPAWAQAIVETVINADRPSRPERRALEGFRPDAYALRLESPDGWTVWSLAHCVLMTERGGLDPHHSGRVVLWTPALGLEMFDSVTIARQTLDRRLTDNVQRLSLLENIRPDQYQPHQRYTLGRFHIIHRNVLHERMQSAIEHCLGRSEQVRQRMEDGAKREKALSVLRKTMPETNLRLASEHALAIEHQQTFPAWLSTAPVNDQKRHIELLDRWSQSVIDDKDYLTGVTPLGSYVEQTLKTLLDLRFPNEKLDPRLIEIIPNLALAGPSRNLVEFALNHVNVLQGTGYRVASKTSESLPPGLDRKAVDQLLLSLEIPTIYGRKVATALSADTVEGRERKQRFFRQLPWQLMQHAHALKLQQLLSAGAYEQICQGLDMPDGYARATVTGAHVVVSPLALVKTVGASAETTSGLYVFAPGQKHEGPLVLYAPYAEQMFHEFRDEKELIAALNTPGPLQSLLLRRLPVARQAVFRNLLAATAGQTSEMTTASRAIEGNLLEQMYHDNLKLLQQQLESQTEREAQSDWETAKTLFSDGIRQVSSTLPGKLAFVPFLWRAYEHIKDSAEALQDHHWKRALHSFIAGGVQMVQMALLPEISAGAEIVDPGAGEVAMPDIDESGPTSLMRTLMQSSEATDVALKDLEYGSTTGTYRHPTSNRDYAAINGKVYQVTKRDSAWQLTGAGRHGPLYQKSGLAMVQVPGHQTVHYGQAFRKLAERNTISRLRRTMLNIEARGMDEIRLKYPEKARVLVHAIDLARRYAFYCLHNLAPLSHGTDNPRASRFLERFFDVPQISTTTLAKISSTILPICRALVDPADELLDTDRFVVGSNRFMHDVIAFVLDGDEKKLVHFTEHFFNQQLDSFKAHLLVPFDVDGHAQASTLIHEFSHQFSKALDIASLRAREPFSDLISTITPAGALLFQELEFDQSSALSLSTPRAQLFAEWNTTLKSWVDINDIPDMLFISEEVLKLTRSKNMQEARNAFLDPESPDVRIDVILRNADSIARLICEIGRQLDPVPTP; encoded by the coding sequence TTGCTGTTTCCCGAAGCGCTCGACGCCCCTGGCCTGTGGACCGGGCTGGGCAAAATCCATGGCCTGGCCGAGAAGGATTTCAGATGGCTGGCCGACGTCAGGCTGGCGTCCGACGCCTTGCGGCGTCAGCAAAAGCCACCCATGCTGGCCGAACGCATCCTGCTCAATGCCGACAGCCAGATCCCCGTACCGCTGCCAGGCGCATTTGTACTGAGTGACACGCCATACGACAAAGGCCAGATTCTCTACACCCCATACGATGGCATCCGCAAATACCACAGTCGCGCAAACCTGAAAGCCCAACTCGAAGAACGCCTCAGAACAGCCGATGATCAGGACAGATTGCTGGCGTTTCTGCCACTGTCCCAACAGAGACGACTGCAGAATGCCAAGCGTGTTTCGGTAACGTTCTCGATCATTGAAGGCGATGTGTTCGAGGAACGTGATGCCGCCCTCAGACAAAGCCGGTTGCTCAATGCCCAGGCGATGCTCGACGAACTCAGGAAACTGCCGTCTCTCACGCGCCTGCTCGACGGCGCACTGGATGAACTGCTCAAACCGCACTTCGCAACCTTGCAGCAAAGCGATACCCGCGCCAGCATTTACCTGGCCCACAGTCTGGAAAACAACCAGACACCCACTGCGGACGCTCCCAGGGTCGAGTCCATGAGTCTGAGCGAGGCGGTGCTGGTGCACTACCGCCACCAGCGCTGGCCGAGTGCCCGCCTGCCGGAGTTTTCACATCCCGGCAGGATTGCGAACACACACGATCAGGAGCAGTGGAGAAATGCTGTCACTCAGGCGTCGGGCATGCTGCCGGCCCTGCTGTTCCGGCAGCTGGAACACTACTGGAATGCCGCGTCGGTCGTCGGCTCGACGCGCCGCACCTTCCTCGCCCGGATGCTGGAAGACCAGGCGCGCGTCGACTGGATGCTCAAGCGTGAAGCCGGAATCCTTGATGCAAACCAGTTCAACACCTTGCATCAATTGATCCGGCCTGCGGCCGACGGCCCACCTGCCCCCGTCACGGAAACCGTACGGCTCTGGGAAAACCCGGCCAACTATGTGGAGCTGGCGGGCTCACTGATGATCAGTGGCTCTGACGCGTTTCTGTACACGCCCTCTCAAGGTTTGCAGCAGCTTGAGGACTATCAGGATCTTGAAACAACCCTCCAGAGCAAATTCATTGCCCAGGGCCACGAAGACGAACTCTATGGTCTCTTGAGCCTGGATGAACGCAATCGTTTCCTGGGCTTCGATCAGCCTCAGGTATCGGGAGTCCGGGTGGCCGGTGAGGTGTTCCGGTTCCTGGGCGAATCGATCATCGCCAAGCAACGACAGAACATCGAGTACGCCCTGCAGGTGTTTCGCCTCAGCGACGGAACGGTGAACCTCCACGCGCTGTTCGACCAGAGCCTGGATATCCGCTCGATGATTCACGAGCGCTTGCAGCAACTTGACACGCAGGGACGCTGGAGCACCCAGCCGGTCTGGTCCGGCAGCCAGCAACCTTCCATCGTCCTAGCAGACAAGGCTCGGGCGGCGATCAAGACCTTCCATGCCGTCGAGTCTCCACTGCTGGAGAGGTTCGACAAGCAGCCCATGGCAACCCGGGATACGCAGCGCACCTGGCTTGAGAACATGAAAGAGGATCTGGCCCACGCCTGGTTCGTCGGTGTGAATGGCGAAGCCCGACTCAGGGCATCCAGCGGCAGCCTGCCTGCATGGGCGCAGGCAATCGTCGAAACCGTCATCAATGCCGACCGGCCCAGCCGTCCGGAACGTCGGGCGCTCGAAGGCTTCCGGCCGGACGCCTATGCCCTCAGGCTCGAGTCTCCCGATGGCTGGACCGTGTGGTCCCTGGCCCATTGCGTACTCATGACCGAACGCGGAGGCCTCGATCCCCATCACTCCGGACGCGTTGTGTTATGGACGCCGGCCCTGGGGCTGGAGATGTTCGATAGCGTAACCATCGCCCGACAGACACTTGACCGGCGGCTGACTGACAACGTTCAGCGCCTGTCATTGCTGGAAAATATCCGTCCCGATCAGTACCAGCCACATCAACGCTATACCTTGGGGCGGTTCCACATCATCCATCGCAACGTGTTGCACGAGCGCATGCAGTCGGCCATCGAGCACTGTCTGGGGCGTAGCGAACAAGTGCGTCAGCGTATGGAAGATGGGGCAAAACGGGAAAAGGCCCTTTCAGTACTGCGCAAGACAATGCCTGAGACCAACCTGCGTCTGGCGAGCGAACATGCTCTGGCCATCGAGCATCAGCAGACATTTCCCGCCTGGCTGAGCACGGCTCCGGTCAACGATCAGAAGCGACACATCGAACTGCTTGACCGGTGGAGTCAGAGTGTCATTGATGACAAGGATTACCTGACAGGCGTTACGCCTCTTGGCAGTTACGTTGAACAAACACTGAAAACATTGCTCGACCTGCGTTTTCCGAACGAGAAGCTCGATCCCCGGCTGATCGAAATCATCCCCAACCTGGCACTGGCCGGTCCTTCACGCAACCTTGTCGAATTCGCCCTGAATCACGTCAATGTGCTCCAGGGAACGGGGTACAGGGTGGCATCGAAAACCTCCGAGAGCCTGCCACCCGGACTGGATCGCAAAGCCGTCGACCAATTGCTGCTGTCGCTGGAGATCCCGACGATCTATGGTCGCAAGGTGGCGACAGCTCTTTCGGCCGATACGGTTGAGGGACGTGAACGCAAACAGCGTTTTTTCCGGCAGCTTCCCTGGCAACTGATGCAGCATGCCCATGCGTTGAAACTGCAGCAACTGCTGTCTGCCGGTGCTTACGAACAAATCTGCCAAGGCCTGGATATGCCCGATGGTTATGCCCGGGCCACCGTGACCGGCGCCCATGTCGTCGTCAGCCCGCTGGCTCTGGTCAAGACGGTCGGTGCAAGTGCAGAAACCACGTCGGGACTCTACGTCTTTGCTCCGGGTCAGAAACACGAAGGACCACTGGTGCTGTACGCACCGTATGCCGAACAGATGTTTCACGAGTTCAGGGACGAAAAGGAACTGATCGCGGCGCTGAACACGCCCGGGCCGCTGCAGAGTCTTTTGCTTCGGCGCCTGCCTGTCGCGCGGCAGGCCGTATTTCGCAACCTGCTGGCGGCCACAGCAGGTCAGACCAGCGAAATGACCACGGCCAGCCGTGCAATCGAAGGCAACCTGCTGGAGCAGATGTACCACGACAACCTCAAGCTTTTGCAACAACAACTTGAATCACAGACCGAGCGCGAAGCACAGTCCGATTGGGAGACCGCCAAGACCCTGTTCAGCGATGGAATCAGACAGGTCTCGTCAACCCTGCCGGGCAAGCTCGCCTTTGTTCCCTTTCTCTGGCGGGCCTACGAGCACATCAAGGACTCGGCCGAAGCCTTGCAGGACCATCACTGGAAACGGGCTTTGCATTCCTTTATCGCCGGTGGCGTACAGATGGTACAGATGGCCCTGCTGCCGGAAATATCGGCCGGTGCCGAGATTGTCGACCCGGGAGCGGGAGAGGTCGCGATGCCCGACATCGACGAAAGCGGGCCAACCTCGTTGATGCGCACCCTGATGCAGTCATCGGAGGCCACCGATGTAGCGCTCAAGGATCTTGAATACGGCTCGACAACGGGCACCTATAGGCACCCCACCAGCAATCGCGATTATGCAGCCATCAATGGCAAGGTCTACCAGGTCACAAAACGTGATTCGGCCTGGCAACTGACAGGCGCGGGCAGGCATGGCCCCCTGTATCAGAAAAGCGGTCTGGCCATGGTGCAGGTACCGGGCCATCAGACCGTTCACTACGGTCAGGCCTTCAGGAAACTGGCCGAGCGCAACACCATCTCCCGCTTGCGTCGCACGATGTTGAACATTGAGGCTCGCGGAATGGATGAAATTCGCCTGAAATACCCGGAAAAGGCCAGGGTGCTAGTGCATGCGATCGACCTCGCCAGACGCTATGCGTTCTATTGTCTGCACAATCTGGCACCGCTCAGTCACGGCACGGACAATCCCCGGGCAAGCCGCTTTCTCGAGCGTTTTTTTGATGTGCCTCAAATCTCTACCACAACACTTGCCAAGATCAGCTCCACGATCCTGCCGATCTGCAGGGCACTGGTGGATCCTGCCGACGAATTGCTGGATACCGATCGTTTCGTCGTGGGCTCGAACAGGTTCATGCACGATGTGATTGCATTCGTGCTGGACGGCGACGAAAAAAAACTGGTGCATTTCACCGAGCACTTTTTCAACCAGCAACTGGATTCGTTCAAAGCCCATTTGCTGGTGCCGTTCGATGTCGATGGCCATGCCCAGGCATCGACGCTGATTCACGAGTTTTCCCACCAGTTCAGCAAAGCACTGGATATCGCCTCGTTAAGAGCGCGGGAGCCGTTCAGCGACCTGATCTCGACCATAACCCCTGCTGGCGCCTTGCTGTTTCAAGAGCTGGAGTTCGATCAGTCGTCTGCGCTGTCGCTGAGCACGCCCCGTGCACAATTGTTTGCGGAATGGAACACGACACTCAAGTCCTGGGTAGACATCAACGACATCCCGGACATGCTGTTCATCAGTGAGGAAGTTCTGAAGCTGACGAGAAGCAAAAACATGCAGGAAGCCCGCAACGCCTTTCTCGACCCAGAGTCGCCGGACGTGCGAATCGACGTCATTCTGCGCAATGCCGACTCCATCGCCCGCCTGATCTGCGAGATCGGCCGGCAACTGGATCCCGTCCCGACGCCTTGA
- a CDS encoding Ldh family oxidoreductase, translating to MSAPHDHAVSSTLSLDELTHLLETIFQRHGTSADVAQTLAANCANAERDGAHSHGVFRIPGYVSTLNSGWVNGKTVPKVEDVASGFVSVDAGNGFAQPALAAARALLVEKARSAGIAVLAIRNSHHFAALWPDVEPFADEGLVALSVVNSMTCVVPHGADRPLFGTNPIAFAAPRADGAPIVFDLATSAIAHGDVQIAARKGEKLPAGMGVDSLGQPTCDPKAILEGGALLPFGGHKGSALSMMVELLAAALTGGNFSFEFDWKNHPGAKTPWTGQLLIVIDPSKTAGQSFAERSQELVRQMHGVGLKRLPGDRRHLQRAKSLAKGIELDQQTLSQLRELAGE from the coding sequence ATGTCTGCGCCACACGATCATGCGGTCTCGTCCACGCTGTCCCTCGATGAGCTGACTCATCTGCTCGAAACCATCTTCCAGCGCCACGGCACATCGGCCGACGTTGCGCAGACGCTGGCCGCCAATTGCGCCAACGCCGAGCGGGACGGTGCTCACAGTCATGGGGTTTTCCGGATTCCCGGGTATGTCTCGACGCTCAACAGCGGTTGGGTCAACGGCAAGACCGTGCCGAAGGTCGAGGATGTGGCTTCAGGGTTTGTCAGCGTCGATGCCGGCAACGGTTTTGCCCAGCCTGCGCTGGCGGCTGCGCGTGCGTTGCTGGTTGAAAAGGCTCGCAGTGCGGGAATTGCGGTGCTGGCGATCCGCAATTCCCATCACTTTGCCGCGCTGTGGCCGGACGTCGAGCCTTTCGCCGACGAAGGTCTGGTGGCGCTGAGCGTGGTCAACAGCATGACCTGCGTGGTGCCCCACGGTGCCGACCGGCCATTGTTCGGCACCAACCCGATTGCCTTTGCCGCCCCCCGGGCTGACGGAGCGCCAATCGTGTTCGACCTGGCCACCAGCGCCATTGCCCATGGCGACGTGCAGATCGCCGCGCGCAAGGGCGAGAAACTGCCGGCGGGCATGGGTGTCGACAGCCTCGGTCAGCCGACCTGCGACCCCAAGGCGATTCTGGAAGGCGGGGCTTTACTGCCGTTTGGCGGGCACAAAGGCTCGGCGCTGTCGATGATGGTCGAGCTGCTTGCCGCCGCGCTGACAGGCGGAAACTTTTCGTTCGAGTTCGACTGGAAGAACCATCCCGGCGCCAAGACCCCGTGGACCGGTCAGTTGCTGATCGTGATCGACCCGAGCAAGACCGCCGGGCAAAGCTTCGCCGAGCGCAGTCAGGAACTCGTGCGGCAGATGCATGGGGTAGGGCTCAAGCGGTTGCCGGGGGATCGTCGGCATTTGCAGCGGGCCAAGTCATTGGCCAAAGGGATCGAGCTGGATCAACAGACCCTGTCGCAGCTGCGTGAACTGGCCGGCGAATGA
- a CDS encoding DUF883 family protein yields MARKTAVQAAEDQIKDQAFSELQALIEESEKLLKSSASLVGEEAETLRGQIAQKLQQALDSVTSVRDRTKPAVDATESYIGGHPWQTVAISAGFGLVVGLLLGRR; encoded by the coding sequence ATGGCCCGGAAAACCGCCGTTCAAGCCGCCGAAGACCAAATCAAGGACCAGGCCTTCAGCGAACTTCAGGCGCTGATCGAAGAGTCGGAAAAACTGCTCAAGAGCAGTGCCTCGCTGGTCGGCGAGGAAGCGGAGACCCTGCGCGGGCAAATTGCCCAGAAACTGCAGCAGGCGCTGGATTCGGTCACCAGCGTGCGTGACCGCACCAAACCGGCGGTGGACGCCACCGAAAGCTATATCGGCGGGCACCCGTGGCAGACCGTGGCGATTTCCGCCGGCTTCGGTCTGGTGGTCGGCTTGCTGCTCGGCCGCCGCTGA
- a CDS encoding LysR family transcriptional regulator, whose amino-acid sequence MSQMNIATVDLNLLKVFEALHEESSASRAALRLGVTQSAVSAALRRLREVYGDQLFVRTGRGLAPTLKANQLKPVVSDALNKCRQSLAMVDPTANHYEGRSVTVGLSDDFEIAYGRRLIEEIARRAPKLRLIFRQTHSQIVARALMERSIDLAITAGGFAERLLSRQVLGEGGYACLVDPESLAPGQQQIDLEEFVTREHLLVSSGGFIGITDEGLAALGRSRRVCASTTHFAALPHLLKGSDAVATIPTHAAQAIAAMSGLTLLPCPLALPRYPIELGWRTSTQIDPVVLTVREAIGASFRAE is encoded by the coding sequence ATGAGCCAGATGAATATCGCAACCGTTGACCTCAACCTGCTTAAAGTCTTCGAAGCCCTGCATGAAGAGTCCAGCGCCAGCCGCGCGGCGTTGCGCCTGGGTGTGACCCAATCGGCGGTCAGCGCGGCCTTGCGGCGGTTGCGCGAGGTGTATGGCGATCAATTGTTCGTGCGCACCGGTCGGGGGCTGGCGCCGACGCTCAAGGCCAACCAGTTGAAACCGGTGGTCAGCGATGCCCTGAACAAATGCCGGCAAAGCCTGGCGATGGTCGACCCGACCGCCAACCACTACGAAGGACGCTCGGTCACTGTGGGCCTCTCGGATGATTTCGAGATCGCTTATGGCCGGCGGCTGATCGAGGAAATCGCCCGCCGTGCGCCGAAACTGCGACTGATCTTCCGCCAGACCCACAGCCAGATCGTCGCCCGGGCGCTGATGGAGCGCAGCATCGATCTGGCGATCACCGCCGGCGGATTTGCCGAGCGGCTACTCAGTCGTCAGGTGTTGGGTGAAGGGGGTTACGCGTGTCTGGTGGATCCAGAAAGCCTGGCGCCGGGCCAGCAGCAGATCGATCTGGAGGAATTCGTCACCCGCGAGCACCTTCTGGTGTCGTCGGGCGGTTTTATCGGGATCACCGATGAAGGGCTGGCGGCGCTGGGCCGCAGCCGCCGGGTCTGCGCCTCGACCACGCATTTCGCGGCGTTGCCGCATCTGCTCAAGGGCAGTGATGCGGTGGCAACCATTCCGACCCACGCGGCGCAGGCCATTGCCGCAATGAGCGGGCTGACGCTGCTGCCCTGCCCGCTTGCACTGCCGCGTTACCCGATCGAACTGGGCTGGCGCACCAGCACCCAGATCGACCCGGTGGTGCTGACGGTGCGCGAAGCGATTGGCGCCAGTTTCAGGGCCGAATGA
- a CDS encoding carbon-nitrogen hydrolase family protein, translating to MPKSIVAALQIGALPGGKADTLEQILSWETAIIESGAALVVMPEALLGGYPKGEGFGTQLGYRLPEGREAYARYFANAIDVPSAETEALAGLSARTGANLVIGVIERAGSTLHCTALYFDPQAGLVAKHRKLMPTGTERLIWGKGDGSTLPVLDTQVGKLGAVICWENMMPLLRTAMYAKGIEVWCAPTVDEREMWQVSMRHIAHEGRCFVVSACQVQASPNELGVEIANWPEDRPLIAGGSVIVGPMGDVLAGPLRGEAGLLTAEIDTAELVRARYDYDVVGHYARPDVFELSVDERAKPGVRFTA from the coding sequence ATGCCCAAATCAATCGTTGCCGCCCTGCAAATCGGCGCCTTGCCCGGTGGCAAGGCTGACACCCTGGAACAGATCCTGAGCTGGGAAACCGCGATCATCGAGTCCGGCGCCGCGCTGGTGGTGATGCCCGAAGCGTTGCTCGGCGGTTACCCGAAAGGCGAGGGCTTCGGCACGCAGCTGGGTTATCGCTTGCCTGAAGGACGCGAGGCCTACGCCCGCTATTTCGCCAACGCCATCGATGTGCCGAGCGCGGAAACCGAAGCGCTGGCCGGGCTGTCGGCGCGTACCGGGGCCAACCTGGTGATCGGCGTGATCGAGCGGGCCGGCAGCACCTTGCATTGCACCGCGCTGTATTTCGACCCGCAGGCAGGCCTGGTGGCCAAGCACCGCAAATTGATGCCCACCGGCACCGAACGGCTGATCTGGGGCAAGGGCGACGGTTCGACGCTGCCGGTGCTCGACACTCAGGTCGGCAAGCTCGGCGCGGTGATCTGCTGGGAAAACATGATGCCGCTACTGCGCACGGCGATGTACGCCAAGGGCATCGAGGTCTGGTGTGCGCCAACCGTGGATGAGCGCGAGATGTGGCAGGTGAGCATGCGCCATATCGCCCATGAAGGGCGCTGCTTTGTGGTCAGCGCCTGTCAGGTGCAGGCCTCGCCGAATGAACTGGGCGTAGAGATCGCCAATTGGCCGGAGGATCGACCGCTGATCGCCGGCGGCAGTGTGATCGTCGGGCCAATGGGCGATGTGTTGGCCGGTCCGTTGCGCGGCGAGGCCGGGCTGCTCACCGCCGAGATCGACACCGCAGAACTGGTGCGCGCCCGCTACGACTACGACGTGGTCGGCCACTATGCGCGGCCGGATGTGTTCGAGTTGAGCGTCGACGAGCGCGCCAAACCCGGTGTGCGCTTCACCGCATAA
- a CDS encoding LEA type 2 family protein: MRRLQAVILSLLLLSLSACALFPNRDPVNINVVGLEPLPSQDLEVRFAIKLRVQNPNETSIDYNGIALDLEVNGHSLASGVSDQTGSIPRFSETIVSVPVSISAFSVLRQTLGLRQTQSLDNLPYVLRGKLAGGLFGTMRFVDTGKLSLPRASAATW; the protein is encoded by the coding sequence ATGCGCCGTCTCCAAGCCGTCATCCTGTCCCTGCTTCTGCTCTCCCTCAGCGCCTGTGCGCTGTTCCCCAACCGCGACCCGGTGAACATCAACGTGGTCGGCCTCGAACCGCTGCCGAGCCAGGATCTGGAAGTGCGCTTCGCGATCAAGCTGCGGGTGCAGAATCCCAACGAAACATCCATCGACTACAACGGCATCGCGCTGGATCTGGAGGTCAACGGCCATTCCCTGGCGTCGGGTGTGAGCGATCAGACCGGCTCGATCCCACGGTTCTCCGAAACCATCGTCAGCGTCCCGGTGAGCATTTCCGCGTTCTCGGTGCTGCGCCAGACTTTGGGCCTGAGGCAGACCCAATCCCTCGACAACCTGCCCTATGTGCTGCGCGGCAAACTGGCGGGCGGGTTGTTCGGCACGATGCGGTTTGTCGACACCGGCAAGCTCAGTCTGCCGAGGGCCAGTGCAGCGACCTGGTAA
- a CDS encoding nucleobase:cation symporter-2 family protein, translated as MTVSEKAPRNNDLIYGLNDRPHFTATVFAALQHVLASFVGIITPTLIMGGALGLQSEIPYLISMALFVSGLGTFVQAKRFGPVGSGLLCLQGTSFSFISVILSAGFMVKARGGGTDEILSTIFGVCFFAAFIEVVLSQFIGKLRMLITPVVTGTIITLMGLSLIKVAMTDIAGGFGAADLGAASHVFLAALVLGTIVVLNRVDVPFLRLGAIVIGLTLGYVVAWLMGTVDFANLPEVPVVSVPVPFKYGFNFDWVAFVPVAVIFLVSPLEAAGDLTANSMISRQPVKGPLYIRRIKSGLLADGLNSAMAAVFNSMPMVTFAQNNGVIQLTGVASRYVAFFIAGLLVLLGLFPMIGAVLQLMPKPVLGGAELVMFGTVAVAGIKILAEAGLHRRNMLIVAISVGMGLGIAAVPEVLRELPQALRNIFESPITVGALCAIVLNIFLPEEFIELEEDDFDPEASILQVMENPDLPAKAEPASKAAVAQLNR; from the coding sequence ATGACCGTCTCTGAAAAAGCCCCGCGCAACAACGATCTGATCTACGGCCTCAACGACCGTCCGCACTTCACCGCAACGGTGTTTGCCGCCCTGCAACATGTGCTGGCCAGCTTCGTCGGCATCATCACCCCGACCCTGATCATGGGCGGCGCCCTCGGCCTGCAAAGCGAAATCCCGTACCTGATCAGCATGGCGCTGTTCGTCTCGGGCCTCGGCACCTTCGTTCAGGCCAAGCGCTTCGGCCCGGTCGGTTCGGGGCTGCTGTGCCTGCAAGGCACCAGTTTTTCCTTTATCAGCGTGATTCTCAGCGCCGGTTTCATGGTCAAGGCCCGGGGTGGCGGCACCGATGAGATCCTGTCGACGATCTTCGGCGTGTGCTTCTTTGCCGCCTTCATCGAAGTGGTCTTGAGCCAGTTCATCGGCAAGTTGCGCATGCTGATCACCCCGGTGGTGACCGGCACCATCATTACCCTGATGGGCCTGTCGCTGATCAAAGTGGCGATGACCGACATTGCCGGCGGCTTCGGCGCGGCGGACCTGGGCGCGGCCAGCCATGTGTTCCTGGCGGCGCTGGTGCTGGGCACCATCGTGGTGTTGAACCGGGTTGACGTGCCGTTCCTGCGGTTGGGCGCGATCGTCATCGGCCTGACCCTCGGCTACGTGGTGGCGTGGCTGATGGGTACCGTGGATTTCGCCAACCTGCCCGAAGTGCCGGTGGTCAGCGTGCCGGTGCCGTTCAAGTACGGTTTCAACTTCGATTGGGTGGCGTTCGTGCCGGTGGCGGTGATTTTCCTGGTGTCGCCGCTGGAAGCCGCCGGTGACCTGACGGCCAACTCGATGATTTCCCGTCAGCCGGTCAAAGGCCCGCTGTACATCCGCCGGATCAAGTCGGGTTTGCTGGCCGACGGCCTCAACTCGGCCATGGCCGCGGTGTTCAACAGCATGCCGATGGTGACCTTCGCCCAGAACAACGGGGTGATCCAGCTCACCGGTGTCGCCAGCCGTTACGTGGCGTTCTTCATCGCCGGCCTGTTGGTGCTGCTGGGGCTGTTCCCGATGATTGGCGCGGTGCTGCAACTGATGCCGAAACCGGTGCTCGGTGGCGCAGAGCTGGTGATGTTCGGCACCGTGGCGGTGGCCGGGATCAAGATCCTTGCCGAGGCCGGCCTGCATCGGCGCAACATGCTGATCGTGGCGATTTCCGTCGGCATGGGCCTGGGCATCGCCGCCGTGCCGGAGGTGCTACGCGAACTGCCGCAGGCGCTGCGCAACATCTTCGAATCGCCGATCACCGTTGGCGCGCTGTGTGCGATCGTGCTGAATATCTTCCTGCCGGAAGAATTCATCGAACTGGAAGAAGATGACTTCGACCCGGAAGCCTCTATCCTTCAGGTCATGGAAAACCCCGACCTGCCGGCCAAGGCTGAACCCGCATCAAAGGCCGCTGTCGCACAGTTGAACCGTTGA
- a CDS encoding LysR family transcriptional regulator, with protein MLGQLHDVDLQLLRLFLGVVESNGFSAAQGELGLSQSSISQQMAKLETRLGYRVCNRGKGGFSLTPKGEQLLIAARALFDSIETFRHQSNGVAGRLIGEVRLGLSEAVDQSVLQRVADAIRRFRERDESVRIELISAMPGEMERLLLQQRLDLAIGYFSQVQSAFDYRELFSETQHLYCAPGHPLFTDEAPDDAALQACDRVDHPYRFLRSDEPFQGKVCSARSEQVEGTLAFILSGKHVGYLPNHYARQWQDKGLLRPVREGELSFDVAFHLARHRAQVPGDAQKAFEADLLSAFGRT; from the coding sequence ATGCTCGGTCAACTCCACGATGTCGATCTTCAGCTGCTGCGGCTGTTTCTCGGCGTGGTCGAATCCAACGGTTTCAGCGCCGCCCAAGGCGAACTGGGCCTGAGCCAGTCAAGCATCAGCCAGCAAATGGCCAAGCTTGAGACGCGTCTCGGCTATCGGGTGTGCAACCGTGGCAAGGGCGGTTTCAGCCTGACGCCCAAGGGCGAGCAATTGCTGATTGCCGCGCGAGCGCTGTTCGATTCGATCGAAACCTTTCGCCATCAATCCAACGGCGTCGCCGGCCGCTTGATCGGTGAAGTGCGGCTGGGCCTGTCGGAAGCGGTCGATCAATCAGTGCTACAACGGGTGGCGGATGCGATCCGGCGCTTTCGCGAGCGGGACGAATCGGTGCGTATCGAGCTGATCAGCGCCATGCCCGGCGAAATGGAACGCCTGCTGCTGCAACAGCGGCTGGATCTGGCCATCGGTTACTTCTCTCAGGTGCAGAGCGCGTTCGACTACCGCGAATTGTTCAGCGAAACCCAGCATCTGTATTGCGCGCCCGGCCATCCGCTGTTTACCGACGAGGCGCCCGATGATGCGGCGTTACAGGCCTGCGACCGGGTCGATCACCCTTATCGGTTTTTGCGCAGTGACGAGCCGTTTCAGGGCAAGGTCTGCTCGGCCCGCTCGGAACAGGTCGAAGGCACCCTCGCCTTCATTCTGTCCGGCAAACACGTCGGTTATCTGCCCAACCATTACGCGCGCCAATGGCAGGACAAGGGTCTGCTGCGGCCGGTGCGCGAAGGGGAACTGAGCTTTGACGTGGCGTTCCATCTGGCGCGGCATCGGGCGCAAGTACCGGGAGACGCGCAAAAGGCGTTTGAAGCAGATCTGCTGTCAGCCTTTGGTCGAACCTGA